From Pelotomaculum isophthalicicum JI:
AACTGGTATGCCAATAGAACCGAGCTTCCCAAAGCTGCTTCATTATAAAAACCCCATTAAAAGGGGTTTTTTTAATAATGGTAATACCAAAGCCTAATTCAAAGAGCGAGTGAGCCCGAAGATAAGTATCAAAGGTCGCCAAAATAGTTTAATCCATGTAAACAACTTCCACTCTATCAAGGTAAACCATCAATTTATTGATTAAATTATGTATTTCCACCTTATTCTTATCTTTTGCCGCTTGTTCGATGGAGGCGCCTAAATCAGTGATAGTGTCGAAACCGTAGCCACCTCCGACTCCTTTCATACTATGACCTAAAATCCGGATAGTTTCATAATCGCCCTTTTCCAAAGCATCCAGCACTAATTTGCAATCTTTTTGCCTATTTTCCAGAAAGTCTGGTACAATATCAGCAAGATCTCTATCCACATGCGCAATAATTTTTTGTCCAGGTTCGTTATTCATGGTTTCTGACTTCCTTTCAAATCAACTATCAATAATTATTCAATCTACTTACTTAATATATAATTTTTCTATTGGTTTGTCCCTGTAACTTCAGATATAGGTAATTTCACACTTGCTCTCCAGTAAATTTTTGACACAATACCCGGCAGTTTTCCCCAAAGATTTTCCTGTACCGGCTACACGCCTGTTCACTTGGGTTAATCACTATTATTTCACGATTTTTATTTATTGTGTTAAGTGCTCTCTTGACAGTTGCAATTATTGATGTGTCCGCCGGAGCAAGTGAATACCCTACAAAAATCAACCGGTCTGACAAACTTATGGACTTGCCCGCGCAATCCCAAACATTCTGCAATCTGCTGATATTATAAGATTTATAAAGAGTAGGAGCTATAATAATTGCCTGAGAGCTATCGCTCCCACAGTTCAGGCAAGTAATTGAATATTTATCTTTAAAGAGGAGGTGCGCAACTTTTTCATTATGTTCGGATATTTCTCCGCAAAGCGGACAAAATGACCAGTTCAGAGATCCGTGTAATTTATAAAGGGGAATTTTCTTGCAACAATCCATATGATTTAGATGGTTGCCATAGAAACCATATTCCAGTTCATAACCGGTGGAACGGATGGCATTATCTAAAACAATATCGTAATTCAAAGATATAAAAGTTGGAATATCTTCCCCACCCCTGATAACTTCGGACACAAAAGCTTGATGCATACCGTTATATGAAGGAAGTGACTTGTCAAGCGTCATGCTGATCAATTTTACCAAAGCCGTTTTCAATTCATGCAATCGTGGCCTCGGGAATCTGATCGAAAATGCCTGGTTTTGCAGCAAAGACCAATCAACAATATTGAATGTTTCTTCTAATCCCGGAAACTTCTCAAGCTCATTAGAATGGTTTATTGTTGTCTCGTGGCCATAGAAATGCTCAAGAAACTCCCAAACGATATCCAGCTCAGTACTATAATGCTCTTCCTTAAAAAACTGATAAGCTATTTTTAAAAAATCACGCAGCACCGGCGCACCTTCCGCTGCCGACGCTCCCGCTCCAAATATGTATACAGTTTTCACAAAAAATCTCCTAAAATAATAATATTATTATAAGCTAAAATTGCCGAATTTGCGTTACTGAGGTATAATCATTCTCGTTTTATTCACATCTTAAACCTGACAAAAAAGGTTGTGCCGCAAAGGCTGGTTTCAAAATTAATGGTGGCGTTATGCCGGCTGGCGATACTGAAACAAACCGCAAGACCCAACCCTGTCCCATAGTCCTTTGTAGTAAGGAAAGGGGTTCCTATTTTATCCAGAATATCCGTTTTTATCCCACCGCCCTGATCCTGTACGGCGAAGACAACCTCATCTCCATCCCTGAATGTTTTAATCGTCAACTTACCGCCGGGAGACATTGCTTCGAATCCGTTACGCACAAGGTTGAGGATCAACTGGCGTATTTCCTTTTCGTTCAGCGCAATATCAGGCACTTCCGAAGTCTCTATTTCAATATTTTTATCTGTAATCATACCGTCAGCTTCGATTAAAGGGAATAAAGCCTGGATAATATGGTTAATGTTTTGTGGCTTTAATTCAACCGTCTTATTTTTTGCCAAGGAGAGAAACTCTGTTATAATTGTATTTGTCCTGTCCAGTTCTGATATCATTAAATTAAAATATTTTTTATACTTACTGCAATCCTGTTTTCCTTCAAGCATTTGTAAAAATCCGCGCACAGTGGTCATCGGATTCCTAATTTCGTGGCCGATGCCGGCAGCCATTTCTCCTACCAGGTTCAACCGGTCCAGACGGGCCATTTCTTTTTCGAACTGTTTTCGTTCAGTGATGTCACGAATGAATATACTTGTTTTATAATGACCATTTTTATCTTTAAATATGGCACTGGAAATCTCACCGGTAAATATAGCGCCATTTTTACGCTTCAAAGTAAGCTCACCTTTAAATTTCCCCGTACGGTTCCACTCTTTCAACACGGCGTAATAACTTGGATCGGTTGTATCGATAATACAATCTATACCGGACTGACAGAGCTCATCTTCTGTTCTTTCAAAAATACGACACGCTTCAGGATTGGCAGCATAAACGCCTCCACCAGGATCGGCGAGCAGGACTGCATCAATACTGTTATTAAACAACAGACAATAACGTTCTTCACTTTCCCGCAGCGTCTCCTCTGCTTTCTTCCGTTCTGTTATATCAACAATCGTACCAACCATACGCAGCGGCTTACCGTAATTATCCCTCGCTATAACCTCCCCCCGATCAATTATCCACTTCCACTCGCCTGATCCGGCCAACAGCCGGTGTTCGTTTTCTAAACGCGTTGTATGTCCCTCCAAATGTTCATTAAATGCTTTCATCACGGCAGGCTTATCATCGGGGTGAATCATTTTCTTCCACATGCTGATATGCATTTCATTTTGCTTCAAAGAGTAACCAAGCATCTCAGCACAGCGAGGACTGTAATAAATCTCCCCTGTACAACTGATCCCGAGTGAACAACTATTTGTTATATTTGCTATTTTAGAAATGTTTAGAAAGTTTATTTAGACAAAATCTAATAGTTATCCTTCGGAAATATTGTCGAATATTGCCTGTGTATAAAAAATTTATCATACTATGGTTTAATATAATATAATAATCAAATTTAAAATGTTTATTGTTAATAATTTCAATAAAATTAGAACAACTATGCAGGATTTTTCATGCTATTGCAGAATACATATTTAGAGGTGGACCTAATGCAAGGAAAATTTATTCATGATACTTTTAAAGAAATTCTTAATACAATCAATGATGCCGTAATTGCGATAAATAAGACTTCTACGGTAATTGTTTTTAACAATGAAGCGGAAAAGATTACCGGCTTAAAGGCAGCCAATATGTTAGGCAAGCCGTTATCTAATATTGTCTGTGTCCCATCCCCGCAAGTATTACAGACAGTACTGGAAACGGGCAGCCCCTCGCTTAATCAACAATTACTAATTGGAAATCTTACCGCTGTCGCAAACTATATCCCGCTGATAGACCGGCAGGGAAAAACTACCGGCGCGGCAGCTATTATTACTGATGTCACCTCATTAAGCAATCTTGAGAGACAGGTTATTGAATTAAAAGAAACCAGATCCCTGCTGGAAGCCATCCTGTACGCAACTGAAGACGCAATAACAGTGGTCAACGAAAAAGGAAACGGTATTTTAATCAACCCCGCCTACACAAAAATCACCGGCCTCACTGAAGCGGACGTCATCAATAAACCTGCCTCGGTAGCGGTGACTGAAGGGGAAAGCATGCATTTGAAGGTGCTGCAAACAAGGCAACTGGTTCGCGGCGTCAGGCTTAAAATGGGTCCCGCGAAAAAAGAAGTCGTGGTAAACGTAGCCCCAATAATTATGGACGGAATACTCCGGGGAAGCGTCGGGGTAATACATGATATTTCAGAAATAATGCACCTGTCGGAGGAATTGGCTAATGTCAAAAAACTAATCAGGCATTTGCAGGCTAAATACACTTTTGACGACATAATTGGTGAAAGTGAGCCGATTAAGGCAGCCATAGCCCAGGCCAGGCACGCTTCCGACACTCCCGCTACCGTGCTTTTACGGGGAGAAAGCGGAACCGGGAAAGAATTATTCGCCCATGCCATTCATAATGTCAGCGGCAGGAGCAAGGGGCCTTTTGTCAGGGTCAATTGCGTGGCGATTGCCGAGTCATTGTTGGAAAGCGAGTTGTTCGGATACGAAGAAGGGGCTTTCACCGGAGCCACCCGGGGCGGTAAAAAGGGTTACTTTGAGGATGCAAGCGACGGCACAATTTTCCTTGATGAAATTGGTGATATTAACCTCGCTTTGCAGGCAAAACTTCTCAGAGTTTTACAAGAAAAAGAGATAATCAGGGTAGGCGGCACCAGGCCGATACCTGTGAACGTACGGGTAATCGCCGCCACCAACGCTAATCTGGAACAAAGGATCAGCGAAGGCACTTTCCGTGAAGATTTGTATTACCGGCTCAACGTTGTTCCGATTTTCGTGCCGCCGCTCAGGGTCCGAAAAGATGATATACCTTTATTAACCGCCCACCTGGTTAAAAAACTTGAACACGAATACAAACGAAAAATTTCTAAAATATCCCCGGCTGTTTTTAAAATATTTATGAATTACGATTGGCCGGGCAATATTAGAGAACTCGAAAACTTTATAGGCAGAACAATTATAAAAATGGATAAAAACGAGGAAATTATCCAAACGCGACATGTTCCTGAATTCCTTATTAAAAGATCTACAACGCAACTTTATAACACAATCAGCCGTTTTCCCAAACCGGCAACAGAAGGCCGCCAGGAAGAAAACCTCAGCAACATTTTGGATATGACCGAAAAAAACATTCTGCTGGAAACCCTGCAAAAGACTAACGGCAACAAAACAAAAGCCGCCAATTTGCTAGGTATTGCCGTCAGGAGTTTGTATTACAAAATGGAAAAACACGGGCTGGCTTAAACATCATTAAACAAGCGCCAAACAAACACCGCTTCGTATTGACCTTAAATAATTTCATGCGTGAGTTGATTGATTTACATCTGTCTGCAAATATTGCAGGCAGATTTTTTCACTTTTCAAGCTACCATTAACATACAAAAGGGCAAAGATCCCCTGAACACATGATTTTTTCTTCTCTGATATTAATGGCATAGATATTGCATTAAGATCACCTGGGACATGAGGATCCAGGGAGGGGACGCAATATGTACAAGTTCCTTGAATTGAACAACCTTGATTCCACTTATTTTAAAACCGTCATCGAATGTTGCAGGGAAGTATTTAACTATTCTATTAAGGAAATTAATTCTCTGATCAGCAAACTTCAGGCCAATGAAAACGAACAGGTTAGAGCGCACATTATCTACGCGGACTGTTTGGGAGAACTGGTCGGATTCGCTATATTCTACTATTTTCCCAAAAATCAGGTTGGATTTATTGAAGCACTGGTCGTACTGGAGAACTATCGCAATCAGGGCATCGGCTCGCAACTGTACGGGCATATGATGGATTTATTAAAGAAGCTATACCCGCAATGCGCCGGGCATGTTCTGGAAATTTGCCGGCAAAAAGAAAATTACCAAAAAAGAAAATCCTTCTTTCTTAAACAGGGCTGCATTCCCATTGCGCTCGATTTCTTTACAATGGACCCGGTGGTAAGCAAATCGGGAATCAATATACTTTACCATCCATACCGGCTAAATCAAACATTTTCACTTAAGACTATGGAAGATATATTCCGCGAGATGGCAATAAACCTGGTGCACACAATCACAGTGCCTTTCCGTTTCCGGCAACGGGCCAGGAAACGACTGGGTTAAACGTCCTTACCCGGTAATACGAAAACTTAAGGCCGCCAGGAGGTGAGCTTTTACGGCCTTTTAAAATAAAACACATCAACAAATTGGAGGGAAATAAGTTGGAACAATATGAAGTACTGCCGCCGTCACCAGGCAAACACAATATGGACAATTATGATGAATACTGCAAGAATTTTACCTGGGAAAGCGTTGAAAAAGAATTTAGCTGGTATACTACCGGCAAAGTGAACATTGCCTACGAGGCCATTGACCGCATGGTGGACGAAAAGGGTAAAGGCAATGATCCCGCAATCCTTTATAGCGATACCGAGAAA
This genomic window contains:
- a CDS encoding GNAT family N-acetyltransferase, with the protein product MYKFLELNNLDSTYFKTVIECCREVFNYSIKEINSLISKLQANENEQVRAHIIYADCLGELVGFAIFYYFPKNQVGFIEALVVLENYRNQGIGSQLYGHMMDLLKKLYPQCAGHVLEICRQKENYQKRKSFFLKQGCIPIALDFFTMDPVVSKSGINILYHPYRLNQTFSLKTMEDIFREMAINLVHTITVPFRFRQRARKRLG
- a CDS encoding SIR2 family protein — protein: MKTVYIFGAGASAAEGAPVLRDFLKIAYQFFKEEHYSTELDIVWEFLEHFYGHETTINHSNELEKFPGLEETFNIVDWSLLQNQAFSIRFPRPRLHELKTALVKLISMTLDKSLPSYNGMHQAFVSEVIRGGEDIPTFISLNYDIVLDNAIRSTGYELEYGFYGNHLNHMDCCKKIPLYKLHGSLNWSFCPLCGEISEHNEKVAHLLFKDKYSITCLNCGSDSSQAIIIAPTLYKSYNISRLQNVWDCAGKSISLSDRLIFVGYSLAPADTSIIATVKRALNTINKNREIIVINPSEQACSRYRKIFGENCRVLCQKFTGEQV
- a CDS encoding PAS domain S-box protein, translated to MNFLNISKIANITNSCSLGISCTGEIYYSPRCAEMLGYSLKQNEMHISMWKKMIHPDDKPAVMKAFNEHLEGHTTRLENEHRLLAGSGEWKWIIDRGEVIARDNYGKPLRMVGTIVDITERKKAEETLRESEERYCLLFNNSIDAVLLADPGGGVYAANPEACRIFERTEDELCQSGIDCIIDTTDPSYYAVLKEWNRTGKFKGELTLKRKNGAIFTGEISSAIFKDKNGHYKTSIFIRDITERKQFEKEMARLDRLNLVGEMAAGIGHEIRNPMTTVRGFLQMLEGKQDCSKYKKYFNLMISELDRTNTIITEFLSLAKNKTVELKPQNINHIIQALFPLIEADGMITDKNIEIETSEVPDIALNEKEIRQLILNLVRNGFEAMSPGGKLTIKTFRDGDEVVFAVQDQGGGIKTDILDKIGTPFLTTKDYGTGLGLAVCFSIASRHNATINFETSLCGTTFFVRFKM
- a CDS encoding Hpt domain-containing protein, producing MNNEPGQKIIAHVDRDLADIVPDFLENRQKDCKLVLDALEKGDYETIRILGHSMKGVGGGYGFDTITDLGASIEQAAKDKNKVEIHNLINKLMVYLDRVEVVYMD
- a CDS encoding sigma-54 interaction domain-containing protein; its protein translation is MQGKFIHDTFKEILNTINDAVIAINKTSTVIVFNNEAEKITGLKAANMLGKPLSNIVCVPSPQVLQTVLETGSPSLNQQLLIGNLTAVANYIPLIDRQGKTTGAAAIITDVTSLSNLERQVIELKETRSLLEAILYATEDAITVVNEKGNGILINPAYTKITGLTEADVINKPASVAVTEGESMHLKVLQTRQLVRGVRLKMGPAKKEVVVNVAPIIMDGILRGSVGVIHDISEIMHLSEELANVKKLIRHLQAKYTFDDIIGESEPIKAAIAQARHASDTPATVLLRGESGTGKELFAHAIHNVSGRSKGPFVRVNCVAIAESLLESELFGYEEGAFTGATRGGKKGYFEDASDGTIFLDEIGDINLALQAKLLRVLQEKEIIRVGGTRPIPVNVRVIAATNANLEQRISEGTFREDLYYRLNVVPIFVPPLRVRKDDIPLLTAHLVKKLEHEYKRKISKISPAVFKIFMNYDWPGNIRELENFIGRTIIKMDKNEEIIQTRHVPEFLIKRSTTQLYNTISRFPKPATEGRQEENLSNILDMTEKNILLETLQKTNGNKTKAANLLGIAVRSLYYKMEKHGLA